In one window of Cydia pomonella isolate Wapato2018A chromosome 16, ilCydPomo1, whole genome shotgun sequence DNA:
- the LOC133526156 gene encoding uncharacterized protein LOC133526156, with amino-acid sequence MHFEIFYILLLVVVVSFDFVRSDENYDAAIDDNADEGVDDDEGVADDAGEDLGAANGDDAVADDDAVNDDAMTNDPVNADIIEAEDVNLDSGSVLGELGAQTCVGGTYIQVDCNICFCYKSNIQGCTTALCSVPESKERLSSNPAKRLTFKKLRDHATGCVPGETIKHENCECRCTIPSVLTCPKNCLR; translated from the exons ATGCATTTcgaaattttttatattttg CTGCTAGTTGTGGTCGTCTCATTCGACTTTGTAAGAAGTGACGAAAACTATGACGCTGCTATCGATGATAACGCTGATGAAGGAGTCGATGACGATGAAGGGGTCGCAGATGACGCTGGCGAAGATTTAGGTGCTGCAAATGGTGATGATGCGGTGGCAGATGACGACGCAGTAAATGATGATGCAATGACAAATGACCCAGTAAATGCAGATATTATTGAAGCTGAAGATGTAAATCTTGATTCAG GTTCAGTATTGGGCGAATTAGGAGCGCAGACATGTGTAGGTGGAACATATATCCAGGTCGACTGCAACATTTGCTTTTGCTACAAATCAAATATACAAGGCTGTACCACAGCTCTTTGCAGTGTACCAGAAAGTAAGGAGAGATTGTCAAGCAATCCGGCTAAAAGGCTAACATTCAAGAAGTTACGCG ACCATGCAACTGGTTGCGTTCCTGGAGAGACGATAAAACACGAAAATTGTGAGTGCAGGTGCACCATACCTAGCGTCCTGACGTGCCCTAAAAACTGCCTTCGATAG